One stretch of uncultured Methanobrevibacter sp. DNA includes these proteins:
- a CDS encoding 3H domain-containing protein, which produces MRKPYVILIGSASGIGKSTIASELAKTLNIKHLIESDFIRAVVRGIFGKEYAPALHSSSYDAYKHLRNKNRFESYEELVSAGFDEHASYVIPGLEKIIQRAITDFDDIIIEGVHLVPGLINIEQFREYANIYFFVLSSDEESHKERFVKRAIQIQRGGKQLDYFRENRIIHDHLLKTAKANDVNIINTESIDKTLDKILAIINKSCATINLVNSVDDLEDLIDIIINQNNGSLQSVTYNIKGFNEPLSRNINISDSESADKFIKKLNEDASKKEDLKGLYKLSDYRKTTICAPNPEKLENIINELNKKGYVLNE; this is translated from the coding sequence ATTAGAAAACCTTATGTCATACTTATTGGAAGTGCATCAGGAATTGGAAAATCCACAATTGCATCTGAATTGGCTAAAACATTAAATATCAAACATTTAATTGAAAGTGACTTTATCAGGGCCGTTGTACGTGGAATTTTTGGAAAGGAATATGCTCCTGCACTTCATAGCTCATCTTATGACGCGTATAAACATTTGAGAAACAAGAATCGTTTCGAAAGTTATGAAGAATTGGTATCAGCAGGATTTGATGAACATGCATCTTATGTCATTCCAGGTCTTGAAAAAATTATTCAAAGAGCAATAACCGATTTTGATGACATCATCATAGAGGGAGTTCATTTAGTTCCGGGATTAATCAATATCGAACAGTTCCGAGAATATGCAAATATTTACTTTTTTGTGTTAAGCTCAGATGAAGAATCACACAAGGAAAGATTCGTTAAAAGAGCTATTCAAATCCAAAGAGGAGGAAAACAGCTGGATTACTTTAGGGAAAATAGAATTATCCACGACCATTTACTTAAAACAGCCAAAGCAAATGATGTGAATATTATTAATACAGAATCCATTGATAAAACACTTGACAAGATTTTAGCAATTATCAACAAATCCTGTGCAACAATAAATTTAGTCAATAGTGTGGACGATTTAGAAGACCTTATTGACATTATCATAAATCAAAACAACGGAAGTCTTCAGAGCGTCACATACAATATAAAAGGATTTAATGAACCTCTAAGCCGGAACATCAATATTTCAGACAGCGAATCAGCCGATAAATTTATCAAAAAACTTAATGAAGATGCAAGTAAAAAGGAAGACCTGAAAGGATTATACAAACTGTCAGATTACAGAAAAACCACTATCTGTGCACCAAATCCTGAAAAACTTGAAAACATTATAAATGAATTGAATAAAAAGGGATATGTTTTAAATGAATGA
- a CDS encoding ZPR1 zinc finger domain-containing protein: MNEEELTEMIIKCPACGVEGKAKSIMKELEIPHFGKVLETSIQCPECGFKHSDIIALEQREPAKYVLKINKNTLTVRVVRSQSATVSIPEIGVKVEPGPKSEGYVTNVEGILNRFEDAVKKALNLFDDDESQINGKNILAKIEELKNGDETATLIIQDPFGQSNIVSDKAKVLEIPEEELKELKTGFSHIEDN; encoded by the coding sequence ATGAATGAAGAAGAATTAACTGAAATGATTATTAAATGTCCTGCATGCGGCGTTGAAGGAAAAGCCAAATCAATTATGAAAGAACTTGAAATTCCTCACTTTGGAAAAGTTCTTGAAACATCCATCCAATGTCCCGAATGCGGATTCAAACATAGTGACATTATTGCTCTTGAACAAAGAGAACCTGCAAAATATGTTTTAAAAATCAATAAAAACACATTGACCGTCCGAGTTGTCAGATCACAGTCTGCAACAGTTTCAATTCCTGAAATTGGTGTTAAAGTGGAACCGGGTCCAAAATCCGAAGGATACGTCACCAATGTTGAAGGAATTCTTAATCGTTTTGAAGATGCAGTTAAAAAAGCATTGAACTTATTTGATGATGACGAATCCCAAATTAACGGAAAAAATATTCTTGCTAAGATTGAAGAGCTTAAAAATGGGGACGAAACTGCAACATTAATTATCCAGGATCCATTCGGACAAAGCAATATAGTCAGTGATAAAGCTAAAGTTTTAGAGATTCCTGAAGAGGAATTAAAAGAATTGAAAACCGGTTTTAGTCATATTGAAGATAACTAA